One window of Gemmatimonadaceae bacterium genomic DNA carries:
- the gcvP gene encoding aminomethyl-transferring glycine dehydrogenase, giving the protein MTSTSIPQPDVFTPRHLGPSDADVEAMLQVLGYPSLDALIDATVPANIRFGRSLNLPAAMSEQDALAAFKALVAPNQVWRTFIGQGYYATHTPAVIQRNILENPGWYTAYTPYQAEIAQGRLEALLNFQTTVIDLTGLPVASASLLDEATAAAEAMQMVHAGKSGRDVFLVADDCHPQTIDVVKARGAARGITVKVQPAASFTLDATVCGVLIQYPNTFGVIEDCRALVERVHGAGAMVVAATDLLALTLIAPPGEWGADICVGNAQRFGVPYGYGGPHAGFLTTRDEFKRLMPGRIIGVSRDSNGQPAMRMALGTREQHIRREKATSNICTAQVLLAVMSGMYAVWHGPHGLRRIAQRVHHRTETFAAGVRALGHVVLHDVFFDTVHVAPKGGAAAVKAAAEARRLNLRYFADGTIGVSMGETTTVEDVSDLLSAFGGKGAAQPAVDARFDERFARTSDFLTHPIFNTHHSETGFQRYVRSLEAKDLSLVHSMISLGSCTMKLNAAAEMFPVTWPEIGNIHPFVPVEQAQGYRALFDKLEGALAEITGFHAVSLQPNAGSQGEYSGLLVIRAYHASRGEGHRNICLIPQSAHGTNPASAVMAGMEVVVVKTDPNGNIDVDDLKARAAQHAANLAALMVTYPSTHGVFEEAITEITKVIHQHGGQVYLDGANMNAMVGLCRPGDIGADVCHLNLHKTFAIPHGGGGPGVGPIGVAKHLAPFLPGHVAVKTGGAQAIGAVAAAPWGSASVVPISMMYIMLLGAEGLTKSTKIAILNANYVAKRLDAEYPVLYKGKNGTIAHECIVDPRAFKATAGVDAGDIGKRLMDYGFHAPTISFPVHDTMMIEPTESEPKAELDRFVDALLAIRAEIALVESGALPRGDNPLVNAPHTMEACTADAWTHAYSRETAAFPLPWVRTHKFWPSVGRVDNAWGDRNLVCACPPTDAYAS; this is encoded by the coding sequence GTGACTTCGACTTCGATTCCGCAGCCGGACGTTTTCACGCCCCGGCACCTTGGCCCGTCGGACGCTGACGTTGAGGCCATGCTGCAGGTCCTTGGCTATCCGTCGCTCGACGCGCTGATCGACGCGACCGTTCCCGCCAACATCCGCTTTGGCCGTTCGCTGAACCTGCCGGCCGCCATGTCGGAACAGGATGCGCTCGCCGCGTTCAAGGCGCTCGTCGCGCCCAACCAGGTCTGGCGCACCTTCATCGGTCAGGGCTACTACGCCACGCACACCCCCGCCGTGATTCAGCGCAACATCCTCGAGAATCCGGGCTGGTACACCGCGTACACGCCGTACCAGGCCGAGATTGCCCAGGGGCGCCTCGAAGCGCTGCTGAACTTCCAGACGACGGTCATCGATCTCACGGGCCTGCCGGTGGCAAGCGCGTCGCTGCTGGACGAGGCCACGGCCGCCGCCGAGGCGATGCAGATGGTGCATGCCGGCAAGTCGGGGCGCGACGTCTTCCTGGTCGCGGACGACTGCCATCCGCAGACGATCGACGTCGTGAAGGCGCGCGGCGCCGCCCGCGGCATCACGGTGAAAGTGCAGCCCGCGGCGTCGTTCACGCTCGACGCGACCGTGTGCGGCGTGCTCATCCAGTATCCGAACACCTTCGGCGTCATCGAGGACTGCCGCGCGCTGGTGGAGCGCGTGCACGGGGCGGGGGCGATGGTCGTGGCCGCCACGGACCTGCTCGCGCTCACGCTCATCGCGCCGCCGGGCGAGTGGGGCGCGGACATCTGCGTCGGGAACGCGCAGCGCTTCGGCGTGCCGTACGGCTACGGCGGCCCGCACGCGGGCTTCCTCACGACGCGCGACGAATTCAAGCGGCTGATGCCGGGACGCATCATTGGCGTTTCGCGCGACAGCAATGGACAGCCGGCGATGCGCATGGCGCTCGGCACCCGCGAACAGCACATCCGTCGCGAGAAGGCGACGAGCAACATCTGCACGGCGCAGGTGCTGCTGGCCGTGATGAGCGGCATGTACGCCGTCTGGCACGGGCCGCACGGCCTGCGCCGCATCGCGCAGCGCGTGCACCATCGCACCGAGACGTTCGCCGCGGGCGTGCGGGCGCTGGGACACGTCGTGCTGCACGATGTCTTCTTCGACACCGTGCACGTCGCGCCCAAGGGCGGGGCGGCCGCCGTGAAGGCGGCGGCCGAGGCCCGGCGCCTCAACCTGCGCTACTTCGCCGACGGCACCATCGGCGTGTCGATGGGCGAGACGACCACCGTGGAAGACGTCAGCGACCTGCTGTCGGCATTCGGCGGCAAGGGCGCGGCGCAGCCCGCGGTGGACGCGCGCTTCGACGAACGGTTTGCCCGCACCAGCGACTTCCTGACGCACCCGATCTTCAACACGCACCACTCCGAGACGGGCTTCCAGCGCTACGTGCGCTCGCTCGAGGCGAAGGACCTGTCGCTGGTGCACTCGATGATCTCGCTCGGCTCGTGCACGATGAAGCTGAATGCGGCGGCCGAGATGTTCCCGGTGACGTGGCCCGAGATCGGCAACATCCATCCGTTCGTGCCGGTGGAGCAGGCGCAGGGGTATCGCGCGCTGTTCGACAAGCTGGAGGGGGCGCTCGCCGAGATCACGGGCTTCCACGCCGTCTCGCTGCAGCCGAACGCCGGCTCGCAGGGCGAGTACTCGGGGCTGCTGGTGATCCGCGCCTACCATGCGTCACGCGGCGAGGGACACCGCAACATCTGCCTCATTCCGCAGTCGGCGCACGGCACCAACCCGGCCAGCGCGGTGATGGCGGGGATGGAGGTGGTCGTGGTGAAGACCGACCCGAACGGCAACATCGACGTGGACGACCTCAAGGCCAGGGCGGCGCAGCACGCCGCCAACCTGGCGGCGCTGATGGTGACGTATCCGTCGACGCACGGCGTGTTCGAGGAGGCGATCACCGAGATCACCAAGGTGATTCACCAGCACGGCGGCCAGGTCTACCTGGACGGCGCCAACATGAACGCGATGGTCGGCCTGTGCCGGCCGGGTGACATCGGCGCGGACGTCTGCCACCTGAACCTGCACAAGACGTTCGCCATTCCGCACGGCGGCGGCGGCCCGGGCGTCGGCCCGATCGGCGTCGCCAAGCACCTCGCGCCGTTCCTGCCGGGACACGTGGCGGTGAAGACGGGCGGTGCGCAGGCGATCGGCGCGGTGGCGGCCGCCCCGTGGGGAAGCGCCAGCGTGGTGCCGATCTCGATGATGTACATCATGCTGCTCGGGGCCGAGGGGCTCACCAAGAGCACCAAGATCGCGATCCTCAACGCGAACTACGTGGCCAAGCGACTCGACGCCGAGTATCCCGTGCTCTACAAGGGCAAGAACGGGACGATCGCGCACGAGTGCATCGTGGATCCACGCGCCTTCAAGGCGACGGCGGGGGTCGACGCCGGGGACATCGGCAAGCGCCTGATGGATTACGGCTTCCACGCCCCGACGATCTCGTTCCCGGTGCACGACACGATGATGATCGAGCCGACGGAGAGCGAGCCGAAGGCCGAGCTGGACCGCTTCGTGGATGCCCTGCTGGCCATCCGCGCCGAGATTGCGCTCGTGGAGTCCGGCGCGCTGCCGCGCGGCGACAATCCACTGGTGAACGCGCCGCACACGATGGAGGCCTGCACGGCCGACGCGTGGACGCACGCCTACTCGCGCGAGACGGCGGCGTTCCCGCTGCCGTGGGTGCGGACGCACAAGTTCTGGCCGAGCGTCGGCCGCGTGGATAACGCGTGGGGCGATCGGAACCTGGTCTGTGCGTGTCCGCCGACGGACGCGTACGCGTCATAG
- a CDS encoding peptide ABC transporter substrate-binding protein, protein MTPSVVRRLALVLFTVSAVGCRSRDLGPSGGVLVVSAGADAETLFPPLAVGSQGRAVTELLYDKLADIGPSLNTIGDAGFVPKLAKSWEWSADSLTITFHLDERARWHDGRPVTAADVQYAFRVWTDSAVGAVQRVALASVDTIAAPDPRTARVHFRERTPEQFYAFVYTLIPLPAHRLSAIADTALHDAPEVRAPVGSGPFRFVSWTPRARLELAANRAYYGGSPRLDGVVFVVAAQGATVAARLFAGEADFLEQLAPPDFAQLPADGQVRARAYGGFDYSFVQFNLRDARAGDLPHALFGDVALRRALTMAVNRTAIVRSVFDTLAHPAIGPFSRTQWTADTTLRGIPFDRAAATQLLDSLGWRDLNGDGVRERGGRTLAFSLLVPASSRTRQAAAVLLQAQLKAVGAAVTIEQADFNAFLDRAHRGAFDALVGGVRTSPSPRGVRDLWGTPGPARGGQNWGRWSNATFDAQVDSALAATSTAAVRAHFRAAYQAAIDDAPAIWLYEPRLFAGLHRRLTVGPLRPDAWWSGVASWSIDPAQRLPRDRRAAGTP, encoded by the coding sequence GTGACCCCAAGCGTCGTGCGCCGACTCGCGTTGGTCCTGTTCACCGTCTCCGCGGTTGGCTGCCGCAGCCGCGACCTCGGACCAAGCGGCGGCGTGCTCGTGGTGTCCGCCGGCGCCGACGCCGAGACCCTCTTTCCGCCCCTCGCGGTGGGCAGCCAGGGCCGCGCCGTCACGGAACTCCTCTACGACAAGCTCGCCGACATTGGCCCGTCGCTGAACACCATCGGCGACGCCGGATTCGTGCCGAAGCTCGCGAAGTCGTGGGAGTGGTCGGCCGATTCGCTGACCATCACGTTCCACCTCGATGAACGCGCCCGCTGGCATGACGGACGTCCCGTCACGGCGGCGGACGTGCAGTACGCCTTTCGCGTCTGGACGGACAGCGCCGTGGGCGCCGTGCAGCGCGTCGCCCTCGCGAGCGTCGATACCATCGCCGCTCCCGATCCGCGCACCGCGCGCGTGCACTTTCGCGAACGCACGCCCGAGCAATTCTACGCCTTCGTCTACACGCTGATTCCGCTCCCGGCGCACCGCCTCTCGGCGATCGCCGACACGGCGCTGCACGATGCGCCCGAGGTGCGTGCCCCGGTGGGCAGCGGACCCTTCCGCTTCGTCTCGTGGACGCCGCGCGCCCGCCTCGAGCTGGCGGCGAACCGCGCCTACTACGGCGGCAGCCCGCGCCTCGATGGCGTCGTCTTCGTCGTCGCCGCGCAGGGCGCGACGGTCGCCGCGCGCCTCTTCGCCGGCGAGGCGGATTTCCTCGAGCAGCTCGCGCCGCCGGATTTCGCGCAACTGCCGGCCGACGGACAGGTGCGCGCCCGCGCCTACGGCGGCTTCGACTACTCCTTCGTGCAGTTCAACCTCCGCGATGCGCGCGCGGGCGATCTGCCGCATGCGCTCTTTGGCGACGTGGCCCTGCGCCGCGCGCTCACCATGGCGGTCAATCGCACGGCGATCGTGCGCAGCGTCTTCGATACCCTCGCGCACCCCGCCATCGGCCCGTTCTCGCGCACCCAGTGGACGGCCGATACCACGCTGCGCGGCATTCCGTTCGACCGCGCCGCCGCGACGCAGCTGCTCGACTCGCTGGGTTGGCGCGACCTGAACGGCGATGGCGTGCGCGAGCGCGGCGGCCGGACGCTCGCCTTCTCACTGCTCGTGCCGGCGTCCAGCCGCACGCGCCAGGCGGCCGCCGTGCTCCTGCAGGCGCAGCTCAAGGCCGTCGGCGCGGCCGTGACCATCGAGCAGGCCGACTTCAACGCCTTCCTCGACCGCGCGCACCGCGGCGCCTTCGACGCGCTCGTGGGTGGGGTCCGCACGAGTCCGAGTCCGCGCGGCGTGCGCGACCTGTGGGGCACGCCCGGCCCGGCGCGTGGCGGCCAGAACTGGGGGCGGTGGAGCAACGCGACCTTCGACGCGCAGGTGGACAGTGCGCTCGCCGCCACCAGCACCGCCGCCGTGCGCGCCCACTTTCGCGCGGCCTACCAGGCCGCCATCGATGACGCGCCGGCCATCTGGCTCTATGAGCCGCGCCTCTTCGCCGGACTGCATCGCCGGCTGACCGTCGGCCCGCTGCGCCCCGACGCCTGGTGGTCGGGCGTCGCGAGCTGGTCCATCGATCCGGCGCAGCGGCTCCCGCGCGACCGACGCGCCGCCGGCACACCCTGA
- a CDS encoding ABC transporter permease — MARRLALRVLQAAAVCAVVATSVFVLLQFAPGDPFATALDGADVPPTVRAEWRARYGFDLPPGERFVRWTGALVQGELGYSASLHRPVAAVVADAVPRTLLLIGTALVVGFAAGVWIALVQTRHHRRWQDHLLGALTLAGVALPEFLLALLAMTWLGARWRIFPVAGIGSLGDAAAWPLWERFIDLLWHLALPAAVLALAVASRVARHQRAALLGVMREDYIRTARAKGLGEWDVLRRHALPNAIGPVIALLGLALPSLVGGAVLIERIFGWPGMGLTLFDALLARDYPLVLAVVLLATLVAIVARTLTDVIADLVAPRRAPER, encoded by the coding sequence GTGGCGCGCCGCCTCGCCCTTCGAGTGCTGCAGGCCGCCGCCGTCTGTGCGGTGGTCGCGACGTCGGTCTTTGTGCTGCTCCAGTTCGCGCCCGGTGATCCCTTCGCCACGGCGCTCGATGGCGCCGATGTCCCGCCCACCGTGCGGGCCGAATGGCGTGCCCGGTATGGCTTCGACCTGCCGCCCGGCGAACGGTTCGTTCGCTGGACGGGCGCGCTCGTGCAGGGTGAGCTCGGCTACTCCGCGTCGCTGCACCGGCCCGTCGCCGCCGTCGTGGCCGACGCCGTGCCGCGCACCCTCCTGTTGATCGGCACCGCACTCGTCGTCGGATTCGCCGCCGGTGTCTGGATTGCGCTGGTGCAAACGCGCCACCATCGCCGCTGGCAGGACCATCTGCTCGGCGCGCTCACGCTGGCCGGGGTGGCGCTCCCCGAGTTTCTGCTCGCCCTGCTCGCCATGACGTGGCTGGGCGCTCGCTGGCGCATCTTCCCGGTGGCCGGCATCGGCAGCCTCGGCGACGCGGCGGCATGGCCGCTCTGGGAACGCTTCATCGACCTACTCTGGCACCTGGCGCTCCCCGCGGCCGTGCTCGCCCTCGCCGTCGCGTCGCGCGTCGCCCGTCATCAGCGTGCCGCACTGCTCGGCGTGATGCGAGAGGACTACATCCGCACGGCGCGCGCCAAGGGGCTCGGCGAATGGGACGTCCTGCGCCGTCACGCCCTCCCCAACGCCATCGGCCCCGTCATCGCCCTCCTCGGACTCGCCCTGCCCTCGCTCGTCGGCGGGGCCGTGCTCATTGAACGCATCTTCGGCTGGCCGGGCATGGGGCTCACGCTCTTCGATGCCCTCCTCGCGCGCGACTATCCGCTGGTGCTCGCCGTCGTGCTGCTGGCCACGCTCGTCGCCATCGTGGCGCGGACGCTCACCGATGTGATCGCCGACCTCGTCGCGCCGCGGCGCGCGCCGGAGCGCTAG
- a CDS encoding ABC transporter permease has protein sequence MASPTWERLHGDRVARVAGGVLTAVTLAALFAPWLAPYDPTAQPDPVALRLVAPSWSHPFGTDPYSRDVLSRILHGARISLGVAAGAMLLSVTLGTALGAMAAVLGGWVDTVVAGLVDVLIAMPRLLVVIALVATFGTLSPWWLVLLIGGSGWLTTARIVRAEFRDHLQREYVLAACALGASSWRVVWRHLLPAVAPQLAVAAALALAAVIPLEAALSFVGLGIQPPLPSWGNILLDGTDFLTRAWWLVIFPVGAITLTVGSALVLADRLRVAIAGEERAR, from the coding sequence GTGGCGTCGCCCACCTGGGAGCGATTGCACGGCGACCGCGTGGCGCGGGTCGCGGGCGGCGTGCTGACGGCCGTCACCCTGGCCGCGCTGTTCGCCCCGTGGCTCGCGCCGTACGATCCCACCGCCCAGCCTGATCCGGTCGCGCTTCGCCTCGTCGCGCCATCGTGGTCGCACCCGTTCGGCACCGATCCGTACTCGCGCGACGTGCTCAGCCGCATCCTGCACGGCGCGCGCATCTCGCTCGGTGTCGCCGCCGGGGCGATGTTGCTCTCGGTCACGCTCGGCACCGCCCTTGGCGCCATGGCCGCGGTGCTCGGCGGATGGGTGGACACGGTCGTGGCGGGACTCGTGGACGTGCTGATCGCGATGCCGCGCCTGCTCGTCGTGATCGCCCTCGTCGCGACCTTCGGGACGCTCTCTCCGTGGTGGCTGGTGCTGCTGATTGGCGGCAGCGGATGGCTGACCACCGCGCGCATCGTGCGGGCCGAGTTCCGCGACCATCTGCAGCGGGAGTACGTGCTGGCGGCGTGCGCCCTGGGCGCGTCATCGTGGCGCGTCGTCTGGCGTCACCTGCTGCCGGCGGTCGCACCGCAGCTCGCGGTCGCCGCCGCGCTCGCCCTCGCTGCCGTCATCCCGCTCGAGGCGGCGCTGAGCTTCGTCGGGCTCGGCATCCAGCCGCCGCTCCCCAGCTGGGGCAACATCCTGCTCGACGGCACCGACTTCCTGACGCGCGCGTGGTGGCTCGTGATCTTCCCGGTGGGCGCCATCACGCTCACGGTCGGTTCGGCGCTGGTGCTCGCCGACCGGCTCCGCGTCGCCATCGCCGGCGAGGAGCGTGCGCGGTGA
- a CDS encoding ABC transporter ATP-binding protein encodes MSALLTVEGLHIDASSAREHAPVPILRDVTFSLRPGETVGLLGASGSGKTTLALALMALLPDALTARGRVYFEGHELLTASRGARRTLRSRRVSMVFQEPLSALNPRQRIGPQVAEVALAHGERDASRARRAALAMLDRVGLADAHQCAQRYPHELSGGERQRVLLALALLLDPALLIADEPTSALDVTVQAQVLQLLRAQQRERGMALLLVSHDLGVIATACERTLVLHEGRLVEDAPTRQLLGSPEHAQTRALVNAVRPAGAHR; translated from the coding sequence GTGAGCGCGCTGCTGACGGTCGAGGGCCTGCACATCGACGCCTCGAGCGCCCGCGAGCACGCGCCGGTTCCGATCCTGCGCGACGTCACATTCTCGCTGCGACCCGGCGAGACGGTCGGCCTGCTCGGCGCGAGCGGCAGCGGCAAGACGACGCTCGCCCTCGCGCTGATGGCCCTGCTGCCCGATGCCCTGACGGCACGCGGTCGCGTCTACTTCGAGGGCCACGAACTGCTGACGGCGTCGCGCGGCGCACGCCGCACGCTGCGCAGCCGCCGCGTCTCGATGGTCTTCCAGGAACCGCTCTCGGCGCTGAATCCGCGCCAGCGCATTGGCCCCCAGGTGGCCGAGGTGGCGCTCGCGCACGGGGAGCGGGATGCGTCGCGGGCCCGGCGGGCGGCCCTGGCGATGCTCGATCGCGTCGGCCTTGCCGACGCCCATCAGTGTGCGCAACGCTACCCGCACGAGCTCTCGGGCGGCGAACGGCAGCGCGTCCTGCTCGCCCTGGCGCTCCTGCTCGATCCGGCCTTGCTCATCGCCGACGAACCGACCTCGGCGCTCGACGTGACGGTGCAGGCGCAGGTGCTGCAACTCCTGCGCGCGCAGCAGCGCGAGCGCGGAATGGCGCTGCTGCTCGTCAGCCACGACCTCGGCGTCATCGCCACCGCCTGCGAGCGGACGCTGGTGCTGCACGAGGGTCGCCTCGTCGAGGATGCGCCGACGCGGCAGCTGCTCGGCTCACCCGAGCACGCCCAGACGCGCGCGCTCGTGAATGCCGTGCGGCCCGCGGGAGCGCACCGATGA
- a CDS encoding dipeptide/oligopeptide/nickel ABC transporter ATP-binding protein, producing MSALLEVRDLVVEYAARGSRARAVDGVSLDVERGETLALVGESGSGKTSLVRAIVRLVPAVGHVRFDGADVLSLAPRELAAFRRRAQIVFQDPKASLDPRMRVGDIVREGIDIHRLAPRDAADLRVARLLGEVGLSAADATRYPHEFSGGERQRIAIARALAVEPEFLVLDEAVSALDVLVRAQVLDLLARLQAGRALTYLFIAHDLAVVERIATRVAVMQRGRLVEVAPTAALFAAPSSSAAQALLAAIPRIPW from the coding sequence ATGAGCGCGCTGCTCGAGGTGCGCGACCTCGTGGTCGAGTACGCCGCACGCGGATCTCGCGCGCGCGCCGTGGATGGCGTCTCGCTCGACGTCGAGCGCGGCGAAACTCTCGCCCTCGTGGGCGAATCGGGGAGCGGCAAGACAAGCCTGGTCCGTGCCATTGTGCGCCTTGTTCCCGCCGTCGGACACGTGCGCTTCGATGGCGCGGATGTGTTGTCCCTCGCGCCGAGGGAACTCGCGGCATTCCGCCGGCGCGCGCAGATCGTCTTCCAGGATCCCAAGGCATCCCTTGATCCGCGCATGCGCGTGGGCGACATCGTGCGCGAGGGCATCGACATTCATCGCCTGGCGCCGCGCGACGCGGCGGACCTCCGCGTCGCCCGCCTGCTCGGAGAGGTCGGGCTCTCCGCTGCCGATGCCACCCGATATCCGCATGAGTTCTCGGGCGGTGAGCGCCAACGCATCGCCATCGCCCGTGCGCTCGCCGTGGAGCCGGAGTTCCTCGTCCTCGACGAGGCGGTCTCCGCGCTCGACGTTCTCGTGCGTGCCCAGGTGCTCGACCTCCTGGCGCGGCTGCAGGCCGGACGGGCGCTGACCTACCTGTTCATCGCGCACGACCTCGCGGTCGTCGAACGCATCGCCACGCGCGTCGCGGTCATGCAACGGGGACGCCTGGTCGAGGTCGCGCCCACGGCCGCGCTGTTCGCTGCCCCATCGTCGAGCGCCGCGCAGGCGCTCCTCGCCGCCATCCCGCGCATTCCCTGGTAG